The Geobacillus genomosp. 3 genome segment GAACACGAGCATGACAATGAGCAAAACAAAGAGAAAAAGAGGATAGCGGCTGAAGCGGCGCAATTGTTCGCCGAAGCGCGCTTTTTGCGCAAGCGCCGCTCCCGCCTCCGCCATGCCGCGGGGCAAATCGCCGTGCCGCTCGGCAAAAAAGAGCAGGCTGATGGCGATGCGGTCGATGGACATCCCCCCGATGGCGACAAAAAGAGGCGACCCGGCCCGCAGCTGCTGCAAGCAGCGTTCAAGCTCCAACCGACGCTTCACCGGCGCTTGAATGGCTAAAAATTCGAGCGCGTGTCCGAGCGGGTAGCCGCGCTCAAGCAGCCGGCCGAGCCGGATAAAAAACAACGCTTGTTCAGCAAGCGGCCACATTTTTCTCCTCATCGCTCTCCCCCTTCGGCAAGCTCAAGCGCGCGGGTCGGCAAATAACCAAGCGCGATTCCCTTGCGGATGAGGCGCCCTAATGTCATATGGCGGCGGGGCCGTCGCCCATCACTGTCCGACAGCGAACGGATGACATTCATAAGCTCCGGTCCGTAAAGCAGTTCATGGACGGCGGCACGCCGTCTGCGTTGAAGCCGGCGACACGCCGGATGGCAATCGTCGCCACATAGCGGACAGCATAGCTCGACAAGGCGCTGCGCCGAAACGGCAAGCAGCGTTTCAGCCAAGTCGCCGGGTGGCACACCGAATTCATGCAGCCGGTACACCGCACCGACGGCATCCGCGGCATGCATGGTCGACACGACCAAGTGTCCGCTCAACGATGACCGCACGGCGATGGCCGCCGTATCATGATCGCGGATTTCCCCGACCATTAACACATCCGGATCATGGCGCAAAGCGGCTTTCAAGCTGGCCGCATACGTGATGCCTGCTTTTTCATTGATCTGCACTTGCAAAAACCGGTCATTTCGTTTTTCGACTGGATCTTCCAATGTGATGATGTTGCGCTGTCTTTCCGCTTGACAAACATCAAGAAGGGTGTACAACGTCGTCGTCTTTCCCGACCCGGTCGGGCCGGTCAGCAATATGAGCCCTTGCGGCTGCTGCATAAAGGAAAACAATCGTGCGGTGGAGTGGGAAAATAAGGATAGTTCGCGAAGCGGCAGCGAAAAGCGCTGCGGCAAGAGGCGGATGACGAGGCTTTCGTCGTAAAGCGTCGGCAGCGTCGATAAGCGCAAATAGACCGTTTCCCCGGATTCGTTTACTTCCATCGCCCCGCTTTGCGGACGGCGCCGTTCACCGATATCCATGTCGGCTAAAAATTTGAAATGCACGATGACGCGTTCGGCGATCTCTTTCGGGAGCGTACCAACATCGATGAGCATGCCGTCAACACGGAGGCGGATGGCCGCATCATGGCGGCGCGGAATGAGGTGAAGGTCAGAGGCGCGGCGCTGCACCGCTTCAGCGAGGAGACGGTTCGCTACTTGTTCGATATCATCCAGCGCATATTCCCTCCCTTCCATTAGGTTGCTTTGAATTTCGACGGACGTTATCGGTTTTCCTGCTGCTGTCGAAATTTTTTTCGTGAACATTTTTTGAACTTTTGCTCACTTATCGTCAATAGTGACAAAAATCATTCCTCGCCTTCACCTATTTCATTATAATAACCGTATCAATGATTTATTTAGGAGGGAACCCCGATGGAACAAACATTAAAAATTACAAACGTGCTGTCCGACCCAACAAGATTTCATATTTACGAATACATGGCTAAAATACACCGCGAAGTTTCGGTTCAGGAGATTGCTGAAAAGTTCCATATCCATCCGAACGTCGCCCGTCTTCATTTGACAAAGCTTGAAGACGTTCGCATGGTCGTATCGGATACACAAAAGACGGGAAAAGGCGGGCGGCCGAGCCGATTGTACCGGTTATCTGACGAAGTCGTCGGTTTGTATTTTCCGTTCCGTGACTACCAGCTTCTTGCCCGCATCGCCATTCAGACGATGGCCAAACTGGGGCCGGCCGGGATCGAGGCGTTGCGTGAAACAGGAAAGCAGTTTGGTTATGAACTCGTTGCCAATCGCCTGCCGCATAACGGTTCAGCAAGCGCGCTTACCTTGGAAGACAAAATCCGCATCATGGAAGAAGCAGCTGAGGCGGCCGGATTTCTTCCGCAATTCCATTATGAAGAGAACGAAGGAGTGCTTTACCTCGACATTTTCAACTGTCCGTTCAAAGAAATCGCTGCACAGCATCCTGATACAGTGTGCGGCATGCATCATTCGTTTCTGGAAGGAATGGTGGACGTGCTGTTTGCCGATGCGAAAATGGCTGAAACAGAAAATATGATGGACGGCAGCCGCCGCTGCGCCTACCGCATCGCCATCCGTCCGTAGCAGCGGCCTGTCTCCTCCTTTTTCCTTCATATTGGGCGGCGGCTGGGCGGCAGGCGCCCCATCTTTTTTTCTTACAGCCTGTCCGAAAGCGTTATTTACATTCCCAACTATTGTACATTATAATAAGTAAAGACCAATGGATTGTATAAAAGGAGGGATACATAATGGACCGCATGTTCCGCGTGCTCGCTTTTTGGACCGGCATTTTCGCTGTCATGTTTTACCTCGGCCATATGCATACGACATCACTCATCTTCTTTGGCCAAACGGTGTTTTTCCTGTTCCTCGGCTTTTTAAAACTGACCGAGAGAATGTACATCTATATTTTCGGGGCGTATTTAACCATTTTCTTTGCCGCGTTCACGTATTGGACGACGTTTATGATGGTGCCCGGCATGGGCGAATAAAAACAGGCAGATCTTTCTGCCTGTTTTTCTTTACGGCAAAAACTCCGGCGCCGCCCAAATGTCGGCAGCGGAAAGCTTTGTTCCTTTTTGGTGAACGAGCACATCGAAAAAACGGCTGATGCCGTCATCGGCAATAAGTGTGCGAATCATCCGGTTTTGTCGGTTTACCGGCGAAAACAACTCCATGCTTTCAGAAACGACCCATTCGTTTAAGAGGCCGGCCGCCAATAAAAACCGGTCTTGGCGGACAAACGCCACTTCCTCCCATCCGGTCTGCCGGGCGTATAAACGAAGCGCATCCCATTGCACATGAGATGTCAAGTCCATCTCCCCCGGATGACAGAGCGGGTCGGCAATGAGCCGATGGCGAAAATAGCCGCGCAGGCTTCCATGCCGCCGCGCCGGTGCGCCCAGCTGTTCATCGGTGCAGCCGTAATCGATTGTCACCATCACCGCCTGTCGGAACAGCGGCCCGATCTCAAGCCAAAACCGCTTCACCGCCAACGGCACTTCCAAGCGCTGGCCTTCGGTGAGAACCAACCTTCGTTCATCTAAATAACGGATAATATCCGGGTCGTGCAGCGGCGCTTTTTCCTCGACGAGCCGGCCGCCGCGGGCGGCGACGAACCACTCGTACAAAACGCCATGTTCCTTTGTGATGACATGAACGGGAAAAGCGTCAAAAAACTCGTTGCTAAACACGATGCCGGAAAACGGCCCGCACTCGGCCAGCCAGCGGGAAACGCCGTCATATTGCCTTATCTTTTCCGCAACCGGACGCAGTGTTTCTTGTTGCCGTCGGCGGTGGAACGGGCTTTGGTCAATGATTGTATACGACAAATTTCTATATGTATGCGGGCTTTTTTTCTTCCATTCCTCTAATACGGCCAGCGCCAAACGCCCGTCCCCGCCCCCCCATTCGCAAACGGCCGGCGGCAGCCCTCCCCGTTCCACGAGCCGAATCCAAAACGAAGCGAGCGCTTTTCCGAACGCCGCCGCCAAAGAGCTGCTCGTAAAAAAATCACCTTCCTTTCCTATTTTTTCTCTCTCACGCATGTAATAGCCGAAACGTTCATCATAAAGGGCCATTTGCATGTAATCAGCGTATGACACCCTCCCGTCCGGCGCGGCGGCAATGCTCTTGTACAGTTGATCCATCATTCATTCCTTCCCCAATTTTTTATTTTTTTACTATTGACATAGTGAAAACAATCGTATATCGTTATTATAGTAGTAGCTTAACTATATCCCCTCCCATGATTGTGGATAGAACATCCCCCAAAACCCTTCTTGGCGCGGCTAAGAAGGGTTTTTTCTGGTTTACAGGCAGACGACGGGCGTCTGCCTGTTTTTCATGAAATGCAGCAAGGCGCAAAAGGTCTGAACAACAGTTCGGATTCGAGCGTTGCTTTTCTTTTATGAAAATCCAT includes the following:
- a CDS encoding class I SAM-dependent methyltransferase, whose translation is MDQLYKSIAAAPDGRVSYADYMQMALYDERFGYYMREREKIGKEGDFFTSSSLAAAFGKALASFWIRLVERGGLPPAVCEWGGGDGRLALAVLEEWKKKSPHTYRNLSYTIIDQSPFHRRRQQETLRPVAEKIRQYDGVSRWLAECGPFSGIVFSNEFFDAFPVHVITKEHGVLYEWFVAARGGRLVEEKAPLHDPDIIRYLDERRLVLTEGQRLEVPLAVKRFWLEIGPLFRQAVMVTIDYGCTDEQLGAPARRHGSLRGYFRHRLIADPLCHPGEMDLTSHVQWDALRLYARQTGWEEVAFVRQDRFLLAAGLLNEWVVSESMELFSPVNRQNRMIRTLIADDGISRFFDVLVHQKGTKLSAADIWAAPEFLP
- a CDS encoding DUF2626 family protein, with protein sequence MDRMFRVLAFWTGIFAVMFYLGHMHTTSLIFFGQTVFFLFLGFLKLTERMYIYIFGAYLTIFFAAFTYWTTFMMVPGMGE
- the comGA gene encoding competence type IV pilus ATPase ComGA, yielding MEGREYALDDIEQVANRLLAEAVQRRASDLHLIPRRHDAAIRLRVDGMLIDVGTLPKEIAERVIVHFKFLADMDIGERRRPQSGAMEVNESGETVYLRLSTLPTLYDESLVIRLLPQRFSLPLRELSLFSHSTARLFSFMQQPQGLILLTGPTGSGKTTTLYTLLDVCQAERQRNIITLEDPVEKRNDRFLQVQINEKAGITYAASLKAALRHDPDVLMVGEIRDHDTAAIAVRSSLSGHLVVSTMHAADAVGAVYRLHEFGVPPGDLAETLLAVSAQRLVELCCPLCGDDCHPACRRLQRRRRAAVHELLYGPELMNVIRSLSDSDGRRPRRHMTLGRLIRKGIALGYLPTRALELAEGGER
- a CDS encoding helix-turn-helix transcriptional regulator; amino-acid sequence: MEQTLKITNVLSDPTRFHIYEYMAKIHREVSVQEIAEKFHIHPNVARLHLTKLEDVRMVVSDTQKTGKGGRPSRLYRLSDEVVGLYFPFRDYQLLARIAIQTMAKLGPAGIEALRETGKQFGYELVANRLPHNGSASALTLEDKIRIMEEAAEAAGFLPQFHYEENEGVLYLDIFNCPFKEIAAQHPDTVCGMHHSFLEGMVDVLFADAKMAETENMMDGSRRCAYRIAIRP